GTTTTTGAAATAGACAATATTACGAAACCCTACATTTACCGTTCGATGGCTGATCCCTGCTGTGAGCTTATTTTTCATTACAAGGGACAGTACGACGAACTTACAAAATCAGGGGAAAGAACATCTTCTTTTTTCTCCGGGATTCATTCTCAAACCCAACATTACCGCCGGTTTATCACCGAAGAATCGTTCGGAATTTTTGGTATGTATTTATATCCTTTTGCTTCTCAACAATTACTTGGCTTGCCGGGAAATGAACTTACCGACCAAATGCCCGACCTTTCGTCTGCCCTCGGCAGGCCCGGAGCAGAGCTGGAGGAACAGATGATTTTGGCTGGCAGCAATTCAGAACGTTACAATATTCTGACCGCTTTTCTTGAAAACCATTTTCACCAAAATCCTGTTGATGAACACCCGGTTTGTTCAGCCATACGTCATATTATCCATTCACCCAAAACTTATTCTGTACGGGAATTAGCTGAGTACTATCATCTTTCCGAACGGCAATTTGAGCGTAAATTTAAAGAGCACACTGGTTTTACGCCGGTCAAATATCTTCGTCTTGTACGCTTCGGAAAAGCCTGTGA
The window above is part of the Rhodohalobacter sp. SW132 genome. Proteins encoded here:
- a CDS encoding helix-turn-helix domain-containing protein translates to MNYYTLSPSDKLKGFVRFFWVFEIDNITKPYIYRSMADPCCELIFHYKGQYDELTKSGERTSSFFSGIHSQTQHYRRFITEESFGIFGMYLYPFASQQLLGLPGNELTDQMPDLSSALGRPGAELEEQMILAGSNSERYNILTAFLENHFHQNPVDEHPVCSAIRHIIHSPKTYSVRELAEYYHLSERQFERKFKEHTGFTPVKYLRLVRFGKACDHYTEFDNKSLTEIALECGYYDQSHFIKDFKQFSGYHPSAFFSGQAEGTEWREQLD